One genomic region from Cellulomonas fengjieae encodes:
- a CDS encoding tautomerase family protein → MAHVKIYGRRDVWQDRRGSVSDAVHRALVGTWGLPEDKRFHRFLLLDGDDLVAPRGRDYLVVEILCFTGRSRAARRALIAAFFDDVAPTLGLSTDDLEVVIIESPPENWGIRGASGDELSLTYRVDV, encoded by the coding sequence ATGGCGCACGTGAAGATCTACGGCCGGCGCGACGTCTGGCAGGACCGCCGCGGCTCGGTCTCCGACGCGGTCCACCGCGCCCTCGTCGGCACCTGGGGACTGCCCGAGGACAAGCGATTCCACCGGTTCCTGCTGCTCGACGGCGACGACCTCGTCGCACCGCGCGGCAGGGACTACCTGGTCGTCGAGATCCTCTGCTTCACCGGGCGCTCGCGCGCGGCCCGTCGCGCCCTGATCGCCGCGTTCTTCGACGACGTCGCGCCGACCCTCGGCCTGTCCACCGACGACCTCGAGGTCGTCATCATCGAGAGCCCGCCGGAGAACTGGGGGATCCGCGGCGCCTCGGGCGACGAGCTGTCCCTGACCTACCGCGTGGACGTCTAG
- a CDS encoding histidine phosphatase family protein, with amino-acid sequence MSDAAEPLDRTTADPAGSPPKRAPRPSGAGVRFDEEQPVTVVLVRHGQTTMTVSRGYSGSGEPGPPLDETGLRQARDAADLVDRVGRDLWGDIPYPSEIIASPMVRTQQTGEIIAQRLGLPLLTNDTFQEANFGEWQGLTAEQIEERWPGQLEPWHTKADLRPPGGESIQDVGHRLQRGLDALLAAGVDRTVVVVSHAVSIRAALGVTMGAQPSSWSQLRVAPASVSIVRLFADRRDEIAVVGVPSEGWSA; translated from the coding sequence GTGAGCGACGCCGCCGAACCGCTGGACCGCACCACCGCCGACCCTGCCGGGTCCCCGCCCAAGCGGGCGCCGCGGCCGTCCGGGGCGGGCGTGCGGTTCGACGAGGAGCAGCCGGTCACCGTGGTCCTCGTGCGGCACGGTCAGACCACCATGACCGTCTCCCGCGGGTACTCCGGCTCGGGTGAGCCCGGTCCGCCCCTCGACGAGACCGGGCTGCGCCAGGCGCGCGACGCCGCCGACCTGGTCGACCGCGTCGGACGCGACCTGTGGGGCGACATCCCGTACCCGAGCGAGATCATCGCCTCGCCCATGGTCCGCACGCAGCAGACCGGAGAGATCATCGCCCAGCGGCTGGGCCTGCCCCTCCTCACGAACGACACGTTCCAGGAGGCGAACTTCGGCGAGTGGCAAGGGCTGACCGCCGAGCAGATCGAGGAGCGGTGGCCCGGCCAGCTCGAGCCGTGGCACACGAAGGCGGACCTGCGCCCGCCGGGTGGCGAGTCGATCCAGGACGTCGGGCACCGCCTGCAGCGCGGCCTGGACGCGCTGCTGGCCGCCGGGGTCGACCGGACCGTCGTCGTCGTGAGCCACGCGGTCTCCATCCGCGCCGCGCTCGGCGTGACGATGGGCGCGCAGCCCTCGTCGTGGAGCCAGCTGCGGGTCGCCCCCGCGTCGGTGAGCATCGTGCGGCTCTTCGCGGACCGACGCGACGAGATCGCCGTGGTGGGCGTGCCGAGCGAGGGCTGGTCGGCCTGA
- a CDS encoding Nif3-like dinuclear metal center hexameric protein — translation MSATTLADVVRLLERRYPPSTAESWDAVGLVTGDPSQPVRRVLFAVDPVAVVADEAADWGADLVVTHHPLLLRPVHSIAGTTYKGALLHRLVRSGTALFTAHTNADAAAGGVNDALAAALGLVGTSPLEPAASEALDKHVVFVPVADAERLVDALAAAGAGAIGEYTRCAWTSTGEGTFTPTDAASPTIGSAGEAARVVEARVEMVAPRRLRASVVAALRSAHPYEEPAFDVLELASWPAATGTGRVGSLAEPTTLRAFASAVAAALPATAQGVRFAGDPDGRVERVAVVGGSGDSFFDAVRASGVDAYVTADLRHHPSSELRERARHDGSPVGSGTPYLVDVAHFASEWPWLELAARTLEHDCAAAGTTVETRVSTVSTDPWTGRVASPEPNAPTAPPEGHP, via the coding sequence GTGAGTGCGACCACCCTGGCCGACGTCGTCCGACTGCTCGAACGGCGCTACCCCCCGTCCACCGCCGAGTCGTGGGACGCGGTCGGCCTCGTCACGGGCGACCCGTCCCAGCCGGTCCGTCGCGTCCTGTTCGCGGTCGACCCCGTTGCGGTCGTCGCCGACGAGGCAGCGGACTGGGGTGCCGACCTCGTCGTGACGCACCACCCCCTGCTCCTGCGGCCGGTCCACTCGATCGCGGGGACCACCTACAAGGGCGCGCTCCTGCACCGGCTCGTCCGCTCCGGTACCGCCCTGTTCACGGCGCACACCAACGCGGATGCGGCCGCCGGCGGCGTGAACGACGCGCTGGCGGCGGCCCTCGGTCTGGTCGGCACGTCGCCACTGGAACCGGCGGCCTCCGAGGCGCTCGACAAGCACGTGGTCTTCGTCCCGGTCGCCGACGCGGAGCGCCTCGTGGACGCGCTCGCCGCCGCGGGAGCGGGCGCGATCGGCGAGTACACGCGCTGCGCCTGGACCTCGACCGGGGAGGGGACGTTCACACCGACCGACGCGGCCTCACCGACGATCGGCTCCGCGGGAGAGGCGGCGCGCGTGGTGGAGGCCCGCGTGGAGATGGTGGCGCCCCGTCGCCTGCGCGCGTCGGTGGTCGCGGCGCTGCGCTCTGCCCACCCGTACGAGGAGCCGGCGTTCGACGTGCTGGAGCTGGCCTCGTGGCCCGCGGCCACCGGTACGGGCCGTGTCGGGTCGCTGGCGGAGCCGACGACGCTGCGGGCGTTCGCGTCCGCCGTCGCCGCCGCGCTTCCGGCGACCGCGCAGGGCGTGCGGTTCGCGGGGGACCCCGACGGGCGGGTCGAGCGGGTTGCCGTCGTCGGCGGGTCGGGGGACTCGTTCTTCGACGCCGTGCGCGCCTCGGGCGTCGACGCCTACGTGACGGCGGACCTGCGCCACCACCCCTCCTCGGAGCTGCGCGAACGCGCCCGCCACGACGGGTCGCCCGTCGGCTCGGGCACGCCCTACCTCGTGGACGTCGCGCACTTCGCGTCCGAGTGGCCCTGGCTCGAGCTCGCCGCCCGGACCCTTGAGCACGACTGCGCCGCCGCGGGCACTACGGTGGAGACCCGCGTCAGCACGGTGAGCACCGACCCGTGGACGGGTCGCGTCGCGAGCCCGGAACCGAACGCCCCCACAGCACCGCCGGAAGGACACCCGTGA
- a CDS encoding peroxiredoxin, giving the protein MADIARTTPPLGAPAPDFSLPDTHGTPVTLAGLRGGPVVVVFVPFAFSATCTGELCQLRDNITDFENAGAHVLVVSCDPGHALRAWAAQEHFAFDLLSDFWPHGEVAKAYGVFDESRGFAVRGSFLLDAAGVLRWSVVNPPGKPRDVAAYREALAALTA; this is encoded by the coding sequence ATGGCAGACATCGCGCGAACCACCCCCCCGCTCGGTGCCCCGGCGCCGGACTTCTCCCTGCCTGACACCCACGGGACCCCGGTGACCCTGGCCGGTCTGCGGGGCGGGCCGGTGGTCGTCGTGTTCGTGCCGTTCGCGTTCTCCGCCACCTGCACGGGCGAGCTGTGCCAGCTGCGCGACAACATCACGGACTTCGAGAACGCCGGCGCGCACGTGCTCGTCGTGTCCTGCGACCCCGGGCACGCCCTGCGTGCGTGGGCGGCGCAGGAGCACTTCGCGTTCGACCTGCTGTCGGACTTCTGGCCGCACGGCGAGGTGGCCAAGGCCTACGGCGTCTTCGACGAGTCCCGGGGCTTCGCCGTGCGCGGCAGCTTCCTGCTCGACGCCGCCGGCGTGCTGCGGTGGAGCGTCGTCAACCCTCCCGGCAAGCCGCGGGACGTCGCGGCCTACCGCGAGGCCCTCGCGGCTCTGACCGCCTGA
- a CDS encoding SLC13 family permease translates to MARRRRVPWWLVAVVVTVLVLVTGALPTDDARELAERTLPVLVFVAALTVVAELCAGAGLFDAAAGLAARLAGGRRWVLWALVVVLAIVSTAVLSLDTTAVLLTPVVIALARRTRTSPLPFALAVLALANTASLVLPVSNLTNLLADHTLRAAGVGYLALMWAPALVAIVVTVAFLGVRDRRALAGRFDPQPPHPVRDRPLLLVCALAVGALAVVFVAGAEPAPTAVVTAAVLLAATLARHQKLPVAARDLVPWRTLVVVLGLFVVVATAHAQGLGQVLAQAAGTGDGPASLLRIAAVGALASNGMNNLPAYLALEPAAGAEPLRVAALLVGTGVGPLITPWGSLATVLWWQRCRTLMLDIPAGTIVRQGLVLAPLAVVAATLALVAAA, encoded by the coding sequence GTGGCCCGCCGACGCCGCGTGCCGTGGTGGCTCGTCGCGGTCGTCGTGACCGTTCTCGTGCTCGTCACGGGAGCGCTGCCGACCGACGACGCCCGGGAGCTGGCCGAGCGGACGCTGCCGGTCCTCGTGTTCGTGGCGGCCCTCACGGTCGTCGCCGAGCTGTGCGCCGGCGCCGGGCTGTTCGACGCCGCGGCTGGGCTCGCCGCGCGTCTGGCCGGTGGGCGGCGCTGGGTGCTGTGGGCGCTCGTGGTGGTGCTGGCGATCGTGAGCACCGCGGTGCTGTCGCTCGACACGACCGCGGTCCTGCTCACGCCCGTCGTCATCGCCCTCGCGCGCCGGACGCGCACCTCGCCGCTGCCGTTCGCCCTCGCGGTGCTCGCCCTGGCCAACACGGCCTCCCTCGTCCTGCCGGTCTCCAACCTGACCAACCTGCTCGCCGACCACACGCTGCGGGCGGCCGGCGTCGGGTACCTCGCCCTGATGTGGGCGCCGGCCCTCGTCGCGATCGTCGTGACGGTCGCGTTCCTCGGCGTGCGGGACCGGCGCGCACTCGCCGGTCGCTTCGACCCGCAACCACCTCACCCCGTGCGCGACCGGCCCCTCCTGCTGGTGTGCGCGCTCGCGGTCGGCGCCCTCGCGGTCGTGTTCGTCGCGGGCGCCGAGCCCGCGCCCACCGCCGTCGTCACCGCCGCCGTGCTGCTCGCCGCCACGCTCGCGCGGCACCAGAAGCTGCCCGTCGCGGCTCGCGACCTGGTGCCGTGGCGCACGCTCGTGGTGGTGCTCGGCCTGTTCGTGGTCGTCGCGACGGCCCACGCGCAGGGCCTCGGGCAGGTGCTCGCCCAGGCAGCGGGCACCGGGGACGGGCCCGCGTCGTTGCTGCGGATCGCCGCGGTCGGCGCCCTCGCGTCCAACGGCATGAACAACCTGCCCGCCTACCTGGCGCTGGAGCCGGCGGCGGGCGCCGAGCCGCTGCGGGTCGCGGCCTTGCTGGTCGGCACCGGTGTCGGCCCCCTGATCACGCCCTGGGGCTCGCTGGCCACCGTCCTGTGGTGGCAACGCTGCCGCACCCTGATGCTCGATATCCCAGCCGGGACGATCGTGCGTCAGGGCCTCGTGCTGGCGCCGCTGGCGGTCGTGGCCGCCACCCTCGCCCTCGTCGCCGCGGCCTGA
- a CDS encoding MOSC domain-containing protein, whose protein sequence is MPLTAPVVSAMTVFPVKSFAGTPVESMEVGASGPRGDRRWMLVDADGVTLTARKHPRMLAAVAAPEGDRVRLSAPGMPSLLVDVPDGPPDVPVRLSRLDAATSAGGDADAWCSQLLGRSVRLVHLDDPARRGMSAEHGGSPADPLALVDTGPVHVTTTASLRRLDGWAAELHDERVERALRAGEPAPEPRRPLDMRRFRPNLVVDGDLAPFAEDGWGRLVAGAVELRFADRCGRCVMTTIDPDTQVKGREPLLSLARHRRADGEVWFGVQMVPVRTGRIRAGDRVETSDR, encoded by the coding sequence ATGCCCCTGACCGCGCCGGTCGTCTCCGCGATGACGGTGTTCCCCGTGAAGTCGTTCGCGGGGACTCCCGTGGAGTCGATGGAGGTGGGCGCCTCCGGCCCGCGCGGTGACCGGCGCTGGATGCTGGTCGACGCCGACGGCGTGACCCTGACGGCGCGCAAGCACCCCCGGATGCTCGCGGCCGTCGCGGCACCCGAGGGTGACCGCGTCCGGCTCTCGGCGCCGGGCATGCCGAGCCTGCTCGTCGACGTCCCCGACGGGCCGCCCGACGTCCCCGTCCGCCTCAGCCGGCTGGATGCGGCGACGAGCGCGGGCGGCGACGCCGACGCCTGGTGCTCGCAGCTGCTGGGACGGTCCGTCCGTCTGGTGCACCTGGACGACCCGGCGCGACGCGGGATGTCGGCCGAGCACGGCGGCTCGCCCGCCGACCCGCTGGCCCTCGTCGACACCGGGCCCGTGCACGTCACGACCACCGCGTCGCTGCGCCGTCTCGACGGCTGGGCCGCCGAGCTCCACGACGAGCGCGTGGAGCGGGCTCTGCGGGCCGGCGAGCCGGCGCCCGAGCCGAGGCGGCCCCTGGACATGCGCAGGTTCCGGCCCAACCTGGTGGTCGACGGCGACCTCGCGCCCTTCGCCGAGGACGGCTGGGGACGGCTCGTGGCCGGCGCGGTCGAGCTCCGGTTCGCGGACCGCTGCGGGCGGTGCGTGATGACGACGATCGACCCGGACACGCAGGTCAAGGGCAGGGAGCCGCTGCTGTCGCTCGCCCGTCACCGACGCGCCGACGGCGAGGTGTGGTTCGGCGTCCAGATGGTTCCGGTACGCACCGGCCGGATCAGGGCGGGCGACCGCGTCGAGACGTCCGACCGGTAG
- a CDS encoding YaaA family protein, giving the protein MLVLLPPSEGKTPPRARGPLLDLDSLCSPGLTPVREKVLDALVEVSASPDAMTVLGVGASLSTEVARNVHLRTAPTAPAKQVYTGVLYAAAGLDRLTPTGRTRAAQSVRIVSGLWGLVAPDDPIPAYRLSMGTDLPGIGPLAAAWRGALGVELGARAEGELVVDCRSAAYLAAWHPPRSADWVQVRVLRELDGARSVVSHNAKHTRGVLTRHLLTRRGRAPHDAESLARVAGELVGSALLAVELGPPARGARTLELVVA; this is encoded by the coding sequence GTGCTCGTGCTCCTGCCGCCCTCCGAGGGCAAGACGCCACCGCGCGCCCGCGGCCCCCTGCTCGATCTCGACAGCCTCTGCTCGCCCGGGCTCACGCCCGTCCGGGAGAAGGTCCTCGACGCGCTGGTCGAGGTGAGTGCGTCGCCCGATGCGATGACGGTGCTCGGCGTCGGCGCCAGCCTGTCCACCGAGGTGGCGCGCAACGTCCACCTGAGGACCGCGCCGACCGCACCGGCGAAGCAGGTGTACACCGGGGTCCTGTACGCGGCCGCGGGACTCGACCGGCTCACCCCGACCGGACGCACCCGGGCCGCGCAGAGCGTGCGGATCGTGTCCGGCCTGTGGGGACTCGTCGCGCCGGACGACCCGATCCCCGCCTACCGCCTCTCCATGGGCACCGACCTGCCGGGCATCGGCCCCCTCGCCGCGGCCTGGCGGGGGGCGCTCGGCGTCGAGCTCGGGGCGCGCGCCGAGGGCGAGCTGGTGGTGGACTGCCGGTCGGCCGCCTACCTCGCCGCATGGCACCCGCCGCGGTCGGCCGACTGGGTGCAGGTGCGCGTCCTGCGCGAGCTCGACGGCGCGAGGTCCGTCGTGTCGCACAACGCCAAGCACACCCGCGGGGTGCTCACCCGCCACCTGCTGACGCGCCGCGGGCGCGCGCCGCACGATGCCGAGTCGCTGGCCCGGGTGGCGGGCGAGCTCGTCGGCTCCGCGCTGCTGGCCGTCGAGCTCGGACCTCCCGCGCGCGGGGCACGCACGCTCGAGCTCGTCGTGGCCTGA
- a CDS encoding zinc ribbon domain-containing protein, which produces MTTAPAADQRRLLDVQALDTRLDQIAHKKRTLPELARLVELASQVTDLHTALVTSQTAVSDLQRELRKAEADVEQVRVRAARDQSRLDSGQGSPKDLQALQSELVALGRRQAELEEVELDVMERLEAHETALAEVTTAHESLAQKRAAVEAERDAAYAALDADAESVRAERAAAVEGLDAGLVTLYERLRAQLGGKGAGALRGRRCESCRLELNPLDVEAIVKAPQDQVVRCEECGRILVRLPEPARG; this is translated from the coding sequence GTGACGACTGCCCCCGCAGCGGACCAGCGCCGACTGCTCGACGTCCAGGCTCTCGACACCCGCCTGGACCAGATCGCCCACAAGAAGCGCACGCTGCCGGAGCTTGCCCGGCTCGTCGAGCTCGCGTCCCAGGTGACCGACCTGCACACCGCGCTGGTGACGTCCCAGACGGCGGTGAGCGACCTCCAGCGCGAGCTGCGCAAGGCCGAGGCCGACGTCGAGCAGGTGCGGGTGCGCGCCGCGCGCGACCAGTCGCGGCTCGACTCGGGGCAGGGCAGCCCCAAGGACCTCCAGGCGCTGCAGAGCGAGCTCGTCGCCCTCGGCCGGCGCCAGGCGGAGCTCGAGGAGGTGGAGCTCGACGTGATGGAGCGCCTCGAGGCGCACGAGACGGCGCTCGCCGAGGTCACGACCGCGCACGAGTCGCTGGCGCAGAAGCGTGCGGCCGTGGAGGCGGAGCGCGATGCCGCGTACGCCGCGCTGGACGCCGACGCCGAGTCGGTGCGCGCCGAGCGTGCGGCGGCCGTCGAGGGCCTGGACGCCGGCCTCGTGACGCTCTACGAGCGACTGCGCGCGCAGCTCGGCGGGAAGGGCGCGGGAGCGCTGCGCGGCCGGCGTTGCGAGAGCTGCCGGCTCGAGCTCAACCCGCTCGACGTCGAGGCCATCGTCAAGGCCCCGCAGGACCAGGTGGTGCGGTGCGAGGAGTGCGGCCGCATCCTGGTCCGGCTGCCGGAGCCCGCCCGAGGCTGA